A window of Thermocladium sp. ECH_B genomic DNA:
TATAATCGCATCTACATCGCTTAACACATTTTTGCGAAGCCACTCATACTTCGATAAGCCATGTATTGGTATCCCTAATTGTTCCACATATGCCTTAACTTGGCTTGGATCATCGGCATCAGGCAAATTACCCAATGGATTATTACGTGACTCAACCCTATTAAGTCCATTTGAATCAACGTCATAGATTAGGTACTTGCGAGCGTGGGCGAAATGACCCTTGCTGATCGTCTTATCATCGTCGGTGGCTATAGCTATCCTTACCATATAATCAGAGGGGAACCTACCTAATTAAACCCAGCACTCATAACCAATCCCAGTGAGACGCCGGCCCCAACCTCTGGAGCCTAAAAGAGCATATTCTTTTACAAAAGGAGAGAAAAGAAAAACAAATTCGGCGACTAAATGATGCGCTCCATAGAAAGGCCAGAAGAAGATTGATCCCACCTTGAATGATTCCCCTCCAGGGATTTAAGTTATTATGGTTCCTGTTTTTCCCGCCGATATTTGAGAGNGAAAGAGGAGAGCCCACCTTGGGGTTAATGTAGCATTATCCATTTGGTTTAGTTCCATCCTAATCAGCATAATGGAGATGATGCGACTCATCCTCATAATTCCAGGAGATAAAGGGGGAGAAGGGAGGACGCCCTTCATGAATGAATGTAACCCCTTAAAAACCGGGGAACCCTACTCGCTGGGAAAGAAGACGGCGGCAAAGAATGCTAGAGACCGCANAATGGTTTCTAGCCTTTACCTCATGTTAAGTATGGGGATTTACTATTCCTTGGCATTAGGGCGGTGGGGACTACAAGTCGACGATGAGCACAACATTTAATTTACCCATGCATATTTGCCTAACATGACGGAGACTATATCCAATATAGATACATTCATTATAGGCGAAAAAAATCCAACGGCCGCAACTTGGGCCGGCGTATCCATTATAGTTAAGGTGACTACGTCAAGCGGCGCGGTTGGTTGGGGCGAGGCTGTACCAACGCTTAGGGTGGGGCCTGTGGTCGAGGCCATTAAGGAAGCGGCGAGGGTCTATATTGGGCGTGATCCTCATAATGTAGAGGCCAACCTAAGGGAGTGGTATAAGCATGATTTCTACATGGCTAGGTCATTTGAGTCAACCACAGCCGCTAGCGCGATAGATATTGCTTCATGGGATATAATAGGTCGAGAATTGGGTGCGCCACTTCATGAATTATTGGGTGGACGCAGTAGAGATAGAGTTAGGGCATACGCCAATGGGTGGTATGATGATGCAGTGACGCCGGCTGACTTCGCTGAGAAAGCTAGGAAAGTGGTTTCAATGGGCTATACTGGGCTTAAGTTTGATCCCTTTGGTAAATACTTCGACTGGATAGATCAACGGGGATTAGAAGAGGCCAGGGCAAGGGTTAAGGCTGTTAGGGATGTCGTGGGCGATGGGGTTGACATAATGATAGAGCATCATGGCAGGTTTAATCCTAATTCAGCAATATCGATAGCAGAGACCCTGAGCAACTTTAATNCGTTATTCATGGAGGAACCAGTTCATCCAGAGGACTTGGATGGATTGGCGAAATATAGGTCAGCAACTAGGGTTAAGGTGGCCCTAGGAGAGAGACTCATTAGCCTAAAGGATGCATTAACTTATTTAGAGGCCGGATTACTAGATTTCATTCAACCCGATATAACCAATATAGGGGGTGTAACGGGGGCTCGAAAGGTAGTTGCATTAGCTGAGGCATATGGAGTTGAGGTCGCATTCCACAACGCCTTTGGCCCCATCCAGAACGCCGTAACCATACAACTAGATGCAGCCATACCCAACTTCTTAATACAGGAATCATTCTATGACTTCTGGCCTCAATGGAAGCGAGACCTCGTAAATAATGAAACTCCAGTCATAAATGGCCACTATGAAGTGCCATCAAGGCCAGGCATTGGAGTCACCGTTAATGAGAAATTACTGGAAAATCTAAAGGCATCCGGCCCCGAATACTTTAACCCGGAAGAACCCGTATGGGTAGTTAAAGGAACATGGAAATAAATAGAAGCCGCGATTAAAAAATAATAAAATAATAAGCACTTGCTGAAGCAACAAGCCTAGAAGTTTTCCCGAAGCCCTTTGCACTCGTTACCTGAACCGCTCCCTGTTTTGAGGTAATAGATATCCATTGCCGCTCCTAAATCTAATGCCGGTGAAGATGGGGGTAACTCAAAAACAAGCCATAAAATGCGAGAACCCGCCATCCCTTAATAGTCATGTCCTCTGCAGTAAATAAAGCAATAGTGAACCCGTCGAAAAGTTGAACGTTAACTTAAGAGGCTTATCAGTGGCGAATTCCATAGTTACTGCATCACATATCTGCCTCATTTGCGACATGAATCCAAGTATCTGCTTTGCCGAGTAAGATGCCGAGCCCTCCGTATTGACCACATATTCATGAAATAACTCATCAGTGCTTTGATATATTGATTCAATCGCTTTGCCTCCCTCCCCCTCGGCGCGAATGATGAATTGATTCGCTGCCGCAGCGAATGAAACAATATCACTTATATCGTTAGCAGCAGCTATTATATCAAGCATGGAATCTAAGTCGGCCGTTATCCTTATTGGATACTCGAGATTAGGCTCTGGCACATCCTCCATGGATACGTCAATTAAGGATAAGCTGAATTTGCGGTACATTCCCCCCTCTTTCCCCTTCTTCGTATAAATAACCACATGAAGCTTCCCCTGAGGCTTATCCACTATAAACTCAACCTTATCCCTGGAACTGATCCTCCTCATTATCTTTCTAAGGACATCAAACGATATGCCAACCTTGATCTCCTCTCCTATGTTTACCTCATCAAGGCTGGAGGAGGGTATATCAAGCATTATAATAGATACCTTAGAACTATCCATTGCCCTTAGCTT
This region includes:
- a CDS encoding mandelate racemase → MTETISNIDTFIIGEKNPTAATWAGVSIIVKVTTSSGAVGWGEAVPTLRVGPVVEAIKEAARVYIGRDPHNVEANLREWYKHDFYMARSFESTTAASAIDIASWDIIGRELGAPLHELLGGRSRDRVRAYANGWYDDAVTPADFAEKARKVVSMGYTGLKFDPFGKYFDWIDQRGLEEARARVKAVRDVVGDGVDIMIEHHGRFNPNSAISIAETLSNFNXLFMEEPVHPEDLDGLAKYRSATRVKVALGERLISLKDALTYLEAGLLDFIQPDITNIGGVTGARKVVALAEAYGVEVAFHNAFGPIQNAVTIQLDAAIPNFLIQESFYDFWPQWKRDLVNNETPVINGHYEVPSRPGIGVTVNEKLLENLKASGPEYFNPEEPVWVVKGTWK